A single genomic interval of Microbacterium sp. LWO14-1.2 harbors:
- a CDS encoding dihydrofolate reductase family protein — protein MRPLRYAINVTLDGCVHHEAGVAPDDELMRFWTDQMDESDAELYGRVTFEMMREAWKRPDDGVWPDWMDAGEQEFADTLDRAKKYVVSSTLDEVDWNAELVQGDLAEAVRRLKEQPGKGLSVGGVALSRSLADLGLIDEYIFVVHPIVAGHGPYLFEGLRERIGLELVERREFRSGAVAQVYRRVDATS, from the coding sequence ATGAGACCACTGCGGTATGCGATCAACGTGACCCTCGATGGCTGCGTCCATCATGAGGCCGGGGTCGCGCCCGATGACGAGCTGATGCGTTTCTGGACCGACCAGATGGACGAGTCGGATGCCGAGCTCTACGGCCGCGTCACGTTCGAGATGATGCGGGAGGCGTGGAAGCGTCCGGATGACGGCGTCTGGCCCGACTGGATGGACGCGGGTGAGCAGGAGTTCGCCGACACCCTCGACCGGGCGAAGAAGTACGTCGTCTCGAGCACCCTCGACGAGGTCGATTGGAATGCCGAGCTCGTGCAGGGCGACCTCGCCGAGGCCGTGCGGCGTCTGAAGGAGCAGCCGGGCAAGGGCCTGTCGGTCGGCGGCGTCGCACTGTCGCGGTCGCTCGCCGACCTCGGTCTGATCGACGAGTACATCTTCGTCGTGCATCCGATCGTCGCCGGGCACGGCCCGTATCTGTTCGAGGGCTTGCGCGAGCGTATCGGCTTGGAGCTCGTGGAACGGCGCGAGTTCCGGTCGGGTGCGGTTGCCCAGGTTTACCGGCGGGTGGACGCGACCTCTTAG
- a CDS encoding TetR/AcrR family transcriptional regulator: protein MPRPRSEAARRSVLDAMRTAVVAGAYEAVTIEGLAESAGVAKQTIYRWWPSKAAILGEALLEGDLPGADVEVPITDDIRADLHAWFSAMSAGLGSPEGTALARALIAVTATDHELGLALNERLAGPIRSWVAERIDRGQSAGDIRPDVDADAIADQLIAMASYAALIGQPLSDARIDETVTRLLRGIAS, encoded by the coding sequence ATGCCTCGTCCTCGTAGTGAAGCCGCGCGCCGGTCCGTGCTCGACGCGATGCGCACGGCCGTCGTCGCCGGCGCGTACGAGGCTGTGACGATCGAGGGACTCGCGGAGTCGGCGGGAGTCGCGAAGCAGACGATCTACCGCTGGTGGCCGTCGAAGGCGGCGATCCTCGGTGAGGCGCTGCTCGAGGGCGACCTGCCCGGAGCCGACGTCGAGGTGCCGATCACCGACGACATCCGCGCCGACCTGCACGCGTGGTTTTCGGCGATGTCGGCGGGACTCGGCAGCCCCGAGGGAACGGCACTCGCCCGGGCGCTCATCGCGGTGACGGCCACCGACCACGAGCTCGGGCTCGCGCTGAACGAACGGTTGGCGGGTCCGATCCGGTCGTGGGTCGCGGAGCGCATCGACCGCGGACAGTCGGCGGGCGACATCCGCCCGGACGTGGATGCCGACGCCATCGCCGATCAGCTCATCGCGATGGCGTCGTATGCGGCGCTCATCGGGCAGCCGCTCAGCGACGCCCGCATCGACGAGACGGTCACGCGGCTGCTCCGCGGCATCGCGAGCTGA
- a CDS encoding ATP-binding protein: MEDEIVAPGVDLLESMRSVGYSLSAALADLIDNSITANAHSIEIDLEPILAEHIAILDDGHGMTPAVAREALRLAGSVGERTRSDLGRFGLGLKTASLSQGRCLTVITRRDGQTTGLQWDIDHIAATQTWSLQRLTGAELRATPWYDRLELRESGTLVVLRKLDLLLGDAKDPGGLIRQRGLELSADLSLIFHRFLARRRDRIAISVNGVEVKPLDPFVTSNSRTQESPIQYIPVDGEQVAVTAFTLPHPSGLTPAERRRHDLGEGMRDGQGFYVYRNERLISHGHWYGLARMTEISKQTRIRVDIPNSLDHLWQLDIKKSRAEPPASFKVELRRLMDGVLERGRRVHTFRGRRSGPAEVTHLWQKVLDRDGIRYDVNFKNPFVIAALSTLDTYQAEKVNRLLNVLADGFPSYDLYAEMAKNTSPATTRSADEAVTESLRQIRESGLLGDDVASVGAALAHTEPFDTIPDLLEVVEQIWKEPRVEAQRPTDRTKAAPQTATRRRQP; the protein is encoded by the coding sequence GGCTACTCGCTTAGCGCCGCCCTGGCCGATCTCATCGATAACAGCATCACGGCGAATGCGCACAGCATCGAGATCGATCTCGAGCCGATCCTGGCCGAGCACATCGCCATTCTCGATGATGGTCATGGAATGACTCCCGCGGTCGCCCGCGAGGCGCTACGTCTCGCGGGCTCTGTCGGGGAACGAACGCGCTCTGACCTCGGCCGCTTCGGGCTCGGCCTGAAAACGGCCTCGCTCTCACAGGGACGATGCCTAACCGTCATCACCCGCCGCGACGGCCAGACCACCGGCCTTCAATGGGATATCGATCACATCGCCGCGACGCAGACGTGGAGTTTGCAGCGGTTGACAGGGGCGGAGCTACGCGCGACACCCTGGTACGACCGCCTTGAGCTCCGCGAGTCCGGCACGCTAGTGGTGCTTCGGAAGCTGGACCTACTGCTCGGCGACGCGAAAGACCCAGGTGGCCTGATCCGCCAGCGCGGACTTGAGTTGAGCGCGGACCTGTCTCTTATCTTTCACAGGTTCCTCGCCCGCCGAAGGGACCGCATCGCGATTTCGGTCAATGGTGTCGAGGTGAAGCCCCTCGATCCCTTTGTCACATCAAATTCCCGTACTCAGGAGTCGCCCATCCAGTACATCCCGGTCGATGGTGAGCAGGTGGCCGTGACCGCCTTCACGCTTCCACACCCATCTGGTCTGACGCCGGCAGAGCGGCGTCGGCACGACCTCGGCGAGGGCATGCGCGACGGTCAAGGGTTCTACGTCTATCGAAACGAGCGGCTGATATCTCACGGCCACTGGTACGGGCTCGCTCGAATGACGGAGATCTCTAAGCAGACCCGCATCAGAGTCGATATTCCCAACTCCCTTGATCACCTGTGGCAGCTGGACATCAAGAAGTCGCGTGCAGAACCGCCTGCGTCCTTCAAGGTCGAACTTCGTCGACTCATGGACGGCGTCCTCGAGCGCGGCCGACGCGTGCACACGTTCCGTGGGCGCAGGTCAGGACCGGCCGAGGTCACCCATCTATGGCAGAAGGTGCTGGATCGCGATGGGATCCGGTACGACGTCAACTTCAAGAACCCATTCGTCATCGCCGCCCTGAGCACACTCGACACCTACCAGGCGGAGAAGGTGAATCGGCTCCTCAACGTGCTCGCCGACGGATTCCCTTCCTACGACTTGTACGCGGAGATGGCGAAGAATACGAGTCCGGCCACCACGCGGTCCGCTGACGAAGCGGTGACGGAGTCACTGCGTCAGATAAGGGAGTCTGGGCTTCTGGGTGACGACGTTGCAAGCGTCGGCGCAGCGCTTGCTCACACTGAGCCGTTTGATACAATCCCCGATCTCCTAGAGGTGGTCGAACAGATCTGGAAGGAACCCCGCGTTGAAGCTCAGCGACCGACAGACCGGACTAAAGCTGCTCCTCAAACAGCAACTCGTCGCCGGCAACCGTGA
- a CDS encoding PD-(D/E)XK motif protein codes for MAAALQGPNHRVVQVTHPWLTALAENNDGHAALIVQASLPADVIVGDGRGFAVKTVRSGADDFVRITSKDPGLPSIFLKFLEYVLMRSAGADSPDAALVAFVNAVDQFRRFGARAAGRLSEEQVRGLFAELALAVVLVRDAGLNAFNVIEAWGGPFGGLHDFEFADGYSIEVKSCHQPPKEVRITSPAQLAPVDAGLDLLVLPMDRVTASDPAGTSFLDLVEEVRQIAERGGATALEKWYLALTALDLDVGDEYYQQWRFLPGKWLRFKVAEGFPAIAAEAIPEAVVKVAFSLRVAALAPFAATIDGIGLTAR; via the coding sequence ATGGCGGCCGCGTTGCAGGGGCCAAATCATCGCGTCGTCCAGGTGACTCATCCCTGGTTAACCGCGCTCGCCGAGAACAACGATGGTCACGCTGCCCTCATCGTGCAGGCATCACTCCCGGCTGACGTCATCGTCGGAGATGGTCGGGGGTTCGCGGTGAAGACAGTTCGCTCCGGCGCCGACGACTTCGTGCGGATCACCTCGAAGGATCCGGGGCTTCCCTCGATCTTTCTGAAGTTCCTCGAGTATGTTCTGATGCGTAGCGCGGGCGCAGATTCACCTGACGCGGCGCTCGTCGCGTTCGTGAATGCTGTCGACCAGTTTCGCCGTTTCGGTGCCCGCGCCGCAGGTCGACTCTCTGAGGAACAAGTTCGCGGGCTCTTCGCAGAGCTCGCGCTCGCGGTGGTCCTAGTGCGCGATGCCGGGCTCAACGCCTTCAACGTCATTGAGGCATGGGGCGGTCCTTTCGGCGGATTGCACGACTTCGAATTCGCTGACGGATACTCGATCGAGGTGAAGTCCTGCCACCAGCCGCCGAAGGAGGTTCGAATCACCTCGCCGGCGCAGTTGGCTCCTGTCGATGCCGGTCTCGACCTTCTCGTTCTACCGATGGACCGCGTGACAGCGTCCGACCCGGCCGGCACGAGCTTCCTCGACCTCGTGGAGGAGGTCCGCCAGATCGCAGAGCGGGGCGGAGCAACCGCGCTCGAGAAGTGGTATCTCGCGCTGACCGCCCTCGATCTCGATGTCGGCGACGAGTACTACCAGCAGTGGCGCTTCCTGCCCGGCAAGTGGCTCCGCTTCAAGGTGGCCGAAGGGTTCCCAGCGATTGCCGCTGAGGCGATTCCGGAAGCTGTGGTGAAGGTGGCGTTCTCGCTGCGGGTCGCGGCGCTGGCCCCCTTCGCGGCGACCATAGACGGAATCGGATTGACAGCGCGATGA
- a CDS encoding SDR family NAD(P)-dependent oxidoreductase: MALTAHSTIGDWLNDPTGGPLIRGLFEQTGADPELLTPVLGLPLQQLVAMSQGQLPQSVVDDLVRAANNGEIPENTNTEGWTETPTTGRFAGKTVIVTGAASGIGKATASRIAREGGRVIAADISAEKLDALKSELPDIVTVAGDLTQQDAIDAVIAAAGDTIDGLANVAGINDDFSPAGETTDAVWDRVIAINLTAPFKLMRAVLPIMEKAGRGAILNVSSEAGLRGNASGNAYTASKHGIIGVTKSAAFMYGPKGIRVNSVAPGGVATGIPMPPNMSEYGSGRLAPFQQAIPTVATAEHLAASITFLLSDDAVNINGAVLASDGGWSVQ; encoded by the coding sequence ATGGCCCTCACCGCCCACTCCACGATCGGCGACTGGCTCAACGACCCGACCGGCGGACCGCTCATCCGCGGCCTGTTCGAACAGACCGGCGCGGACCCCGAGCTGCTCACGCCCGTCCTCGGCCTCCCGCTGCAGCAGCTCGTCGCGATGAGCCAGGGACAGCTCCCACAGTCGGTCGTCGACGATCTCGTCCGCGCGGCGAACAATGGCGAGATCCCCGAAAACACCAACACCGAGGGCTGGACCGAGACCCCCACCACCGGACGCTTCGCCGGCAAGACCGTGATCGTCACGGGCGCCGCGTCCGGAATCGGCAAGGCCACGGCATCCCGCATCGCCCGTGAAGGCGGCCGCGTCATCGCCGCCGACATCTCCGCCGAGAAACTCGATGCATTGAAGTCCGAGCTGCCCGACATCGTCACGGTCGCCGGCGACCTCACCCAGCAGGACGCGATCGACGCCGTCATCGCCGCCGCGGGCGACACCATCGACGGCCTCGCGAACGTCGCCGGCATCAACGACGACTTCTCCCCCGCGGGCGAGACGACGGATGCCGTGTGGGACCGCGTCATCGCCATCAACCTCACCGCCCCGTTCAAGCTCATGCGGGCGGTGCTGCCGATCATGGAGAAGGCCGGCCGCGGCGCGATTCTCAACGTCTCGAGCGAGGCCGGCCTGCGCGGCAACGCCTCGGGCAACGCCTACACGGCGAGCAAGCACGGCATCATCGGCGTCACGAAGTCCGCGGCGTTCATGTACGGGCCGAAAGGTATCCGCGTGAACAGCGTCGCTCCCGGCGGGGTGGCCACCGGCATCCCGATGCCGCCGAACATGTCGGAGTACGGATCCGGACGCCTCGCCCCGTTCCAGCAGGCCATCCCCACCGTCGCGACCGCCGAGCACCTCGCCGCCTCGATCACGTTCCTGCTGTCGGACGACGCCGTCAACATCAACGGTGCCGTGCTGGCGTCTGATGGGGGATGGTCGGTGCAGTAG
- a CDS encoding AIPR family protein codes for MTDPLDQLRNDIKIRSAGSDSFELRAFVEEFASRLEDADVAYDIVSEPLQCRGPRGRVLSLLGYSEDATDASLTILVGKYFDGEGTVTLGDANDIFGRGADFLQLAADGWLAENLEPSSREAEYADYFRHRLPSVARLRLLLITDGVMSERIRTIPNSIVADRPASYAIWDRNRILAAATPQTGDEAMHIDMTKWLPDGLQCLVAADSGSSTQSYLAVLPGRLLADVFEEYGSQLLESNVRTYLSARGAVNRGIQQTLAHKPEMFLAFNNGLTTTATDVELVTLRKGTFIRSIENWQIVNGGQTTASLVHFLRGDSKRSVDDVFVQMKLVTVSSENAAEVVADVSKYANSQNRVSAADLFSNHEFHVLMEQTSRRLRAPAREGEQYQTGWYYERSRGQWENDKVARGSAAEQKKFELEYPKSQRLVKTDWAKYASSWGQRPHTVSKGAQTNFIEYAHQVVATWEKDPNQFGDAYFKNNVAKAILFNDLHKAVRESAWYGKGYLANIVAYGVAKLAHEIPRQFPGSRLNFDAIWARQSTSQTLLGAALVMAERAQEHLTDPRRKQANVTQWAKQEFCWTTFRDASVPLPRDLAVDLIDADAATSQASDDKKQRRMDSGFEAIQRVLKVAPAVWEAVHSSSGDVRLSPMESDLVAGFGLRKGRVPTERQAAALLKALDRMAEGAVISKDTY; via the coding sequence ATGACTGACCCACTGGACCAACTCCGCAACGACATAAAGATCCGGTCCGCCGGCTCCGACAGCTTCGAGCTGAGAGCCTTCGTCGAGGAGTTCGCATCGCGACTTGAGGACGCCGACGTGGCGTACGACATCGTCTCGGAGCCTCTGCAATGCCGCGGTCCCCGTGGACGGGTGTTGTCACTACTGGGCTACTCGGAGGATGCGACTGACGCCTCCCTCACGATCCTCGTCGGAAAGTACTTCGACGGTGAAGGCACAGTGACGCTCGGCGACGCGAACGACATCTTCGGCCGCGGCGCAGACTTCCTGCAGTTGGCCGCGGACGGCTGGCTCGCCGAGAACCTGGAACCGAGCTCCCGTGAGGCCGAGTACGCCGACTACTTCCGGCATCGGCTACCATCCGTCGCGCGCCTTCGCTTATTGCTCATCACCGACGGGGTAATGAGCGAGCGCATCAGAACGATCCCGAACAGCATTGTCGCGGATCGACCCGCGTCGTACGCGATCTGGGATCGCAACCGCATCTTGGCAGCCGCAACGCCACAGACCGGCGACGAGGCGATGCACATCGACATGACGAAGTGGCTGCCCGACGGGCTCCAGTGCCTTGTAGCCGCGGACAGTGGCTCGTCGACTCAGAGCTACCTTGCCGTCCTGCCCGGCCGCCTGCTTGCAGACGTATTCGAGGAGTACGGCAGTCAGTTGCTTGAGTCGAACGTGCGGACCTACCTCAGCGCCCGAGGAGCCGTCAATCGGGGAATCCAGCAGACACTCGCTCACAAGCCCGAGATGTTCCTTGCCTTCAACAACGGCCTAACTACCACGGCGACAGATGTCGAACTAGTGACGCTACGCAAAGGCACTTTCATCCGCTCAATCGAGAACTGGCAGATCGTGAACGGCGGACAGACCACGGCTTCACTTGTTCACTTCTTGCGAGGCGACAGCAAACGATCTGTGGACGACGTCTTTGTTCAGATGAAGCTGGTCACCGTGAGCAGCGAGAACGCAGCTGAGGTCGTCGCCGACGTCTCGAAGTACGCCAACAGCCAGAACCGTGTCAGCGCGGCCGATCTCTTCTCCAATCACGAGTTCCACGTGTTGATGGAGCAGACCAGTCGCCGCCTCCGCGCGCCGGCGCGCGAGGGGGAACAGTATCAGACCGGCTGGTACTACGAGCGCTCGCGCGGGCAATGGGAAAACGACAAGGTGGCTCGTGGATCTGCCGCCGAGCAGAAAAAGTTCGAGCTGGAATACCCGAAGAGCCAGCGCCTTGTGAAGACCGACTGGGCAAAGTACGCCTCCAGCTGGGGGCAACGACCTCACACTGTCAGCAAGGGGGCGCAGACCAACTTCATCGAGTACGCGCACCAGGTAGTCGCCACATGGGAGAAGGATCCGAATCAGTTCGGCGACGCCTACTTTAAGAACAACGTGGCGAAAGCGATTCTCTTCAACGACCTTCACAAGGCTGTGCGCGAATCCGCCTGGTACGGCAAAGGGTACCTGGCGAATATCGTCGCGTACGGCGTGGCGAAGCTAGCACACGAGATCCCGCGCCAGTTCCCCGGCTCAAGGCTCAACTTTGATGCCATCTGGGCCCGGCAGAGCACGAGTCAGACGTTGCTCGGTGCCGCGTTGGTGATGGCTGAGCGCGCCCAGGAGCACCTGACGGATCCTCGTAGGAAACAGGCAAACGTGACCCAGTGGGCGAAGCAAGAGTTCTGTTGGACGACCTTCAGGGACGCGTCCGTCCCGTTGCCGCGCGATCTCGCCGTGGACCTCATCGATGCCGATGCAGCCACCAGCCAGGCCAGTGACGACAAGAAGCAGCGCCGTATGGACAGTGGCTTCGAGGCCATCCAGCGAGTTTTGAAGGTCGCACCGGCCGTTTGGGAGGCGGTGCACTCCTCATCAGGTGATGTCCGCCTCTCCCCGATGGAATCGGACCTCGTTGCGGGCTTCGGGTTGCGCAAGGGGCGCGTACCTACCGAGCGTCAGGCAGCGGCCCTCCTGAAGGCCCTTGATCGCATGGCCGAGGGAGCAGTGATCTCGAAGGACACGTATTGA
- a CDS encoding DUF2268 domain-containing putative Zn-dependent protease (predicted Zn-dependent protease with a strongly conserved HExxH motif) has product MTVTLIDSASATARILDADPAVRADLIREMWAPMAGMYHFVPGGLDLADVHRQSFGFDAEHPSDALRAGLDALVDADAWQRIETALHTGIEALERANPGILVPDLTVLLLLGDPTNAHFVDEVQGLSGFGGISGYITLTLWPTPRVLDRLEAISVHELHHTVRYSPGGVVWDPTTVTVGEHVISEGLADIFATELYGPSGYTHFVSLETRADDRVLEKVTSGLGVTGMQDFAAWVLGDATARLFGGEPVGLPTGAGYAAGARLVEAYREVSGRTAAESVHAPSSGILSVALPHLGLAAITDD; this is encoded by the coding sequence ATGACCGTCACCCTGATCGACAGTGCCTCCGCGACCGCCCGCATCCTCGACGCCGATCCGGCCGTTCGCGCCGACCTCATCCGCGAGATGTGGGCGCCGATGGCGGGCATGTACCACTTCGTCCCCGGCGGGCTCGATCTCGCCGACGTGCATCGGCAGAGTTTCGGGTTCGACGCCGAGCATCCGTCGGATGCGCTTCGCGCGGGACTCGACGCGCTCGTCGACGCCGACGCATGGCAACGCATCGAGACCGCGCTGCACACCGGCATCGAGGCGTTGGAGCGCGCGAATCCCGGCATCCTGGTCCCCGACCTGACCGTGCTGCTGCTACTCGGAGATCCGACCAACGCGCACTTCGTCGATGAGGTGCAGGGGCTGTCCGGGTTCGGCGGCATCAGCGGGTACATCACCCTCACGCTGTGGCCGACCCCACGCGTGCTCGACCGACTCGAGGCCATCAGCGTGCACGAGCTGCACCACACCGTGCGCTACTCCCCCGGCGGCGTCGTCTGGGATCCGACCACGGTCACCGTCGGAGAGCACGTGATCTCCGAGGGACTCGCCGACATCTTCGCCACCGAACTGTACGGCCCCTCCGGCTACACGCACTTCGTCTCACTTGAGACCCGCGCCGACGATCGCGTGCTGGAAAAGGTCACTTCCGGTCTCGGCGTCACCGGCATGCAGGACTTCGCGGCGTGGGTGCTCGGCGACGCGACAGCGCGTCTGTTCGGCGGCGAACCCGTCGGACTCCCCACCGGCGCCGGCTACGCCGCGGGCGCCCGCCTCGTCGAGGCGTACCGTGAGGTGAGCGGACGCACGGCGGCGGAATCCGTGCATGCGCCGTCATCCGGCATCCTGTCGGTCGCCCTTCCGCACCTCGGACTGGCTGCGATCACCGACGACTGA
- a CDS encoding Z1 domain-containing protein, whose amino-acid sequence MKLSDRQTGLKLLLKQQLVAGNREMTFDQLAEKATGIAGLLFSELTADEVAAVVAELTREETIVLDDGGTVIDPDTFERWLADKAPNVTHNRYQAYEQLLVARDWARSVIEDLATQTDEVVELLGDPDKAGTWSRRGLLMGEVQSGKTATYIGILNKAIDYGYRLVIVIGGHTNDLRAQTQKRIDSDLTGIDSDYLDDNIRSAAVQQLGIARFDPDFQPNVLTTVRSDFSASAKRSGIVWVASGNPTVFVIKKNAGLIRNVADYIRRQAQGGRLDTPLVVIDDEADWGTPNTKTDTDPAAVNKQIRRLLDSSRRSSYLGITATPFANIFIDHEATQESLGNDLFPADYIRVMSTPSNYHGIGGYFSEEHPAIQLDVDDCVEAIPINHKSDHVVDDLPDSLKDAIVAFYLGTAIRLVRNQVNASEASMLINVSRFNDVQRQVFDLVEPFCLALSGAIRGELGRSDSTRNSGLRRRIERVWSEQFASVDVEWEDVRGALLDMSQEVLVQLVNSKTAAARSKARRLMTREQRREEDLRPTIFIGGDVLSRGLTLDGLQVSYFVREPRSMDTLMQMGRWFGYRPGYSDLVRVWMPEPTRDDFQWSSDVTGELRELLLEMRAKELTPRDFGLRVRAHPEGFQVVAANKRKAAELVTGTVLIHGQKFESHFLSESTADRDRNRRALQALFDGLKRGVDEGRIARSQSNLDYPTWSHVAPEMISDFFTDFKGFKSDPWFGGAGTAVAPQIAAHLGEARGSDEWRVVLVAGTGEPVEFGNGLTVRSSVRNAIKRTAGGALALGNRRVATATNLAGALTHAERAALNGAASEAAVIASIQHPMLLVFAITTKGDEQAKTPEVAISALDPLVGVVLVFPDIPEDEKADILRRGGGQQFWVNSVEQRSLYGYLDDGDDIETGDE is encoded by the coding sequence TTGAAGCTCAGCGACCGACAGACCGGACTAAAGCTGCTCCTCAAACAGCAACTCGTCGCCGGCAACCGTGAGATGACGTTCGACCAGCTCGCTGAGAAGGCGACCGGCATTGCAGGACTCCTGTTCTCCGAGCTTACCGCTGACGAGGTGGCGGCTGTCGTCGCCGAGCTCACGCGCGAGGAGACGATCGTGCTGGATGACGGCGGCACGGTGATCGACCCCGACACGTTCGAGCGCTGGCTCGCTGACAAGGCCCCGAACGTCACTCACAACCGATATCAGGCGTACGAGCAACTGCTCGTCGCCCGCGACTGGGCCAGATCGGTTATCGAAGATCTGGCGACGCAGACCGACGAGGTGGTCGAGCTCCTGGGCGATCCCGACAAGGCGGGCACCTGGTCCCGTCGAGGATTGCTTATGGGTGAGGTGCAGTCAGGGAAGACCGCTACATACATCGGAATACTGAACAAGGCGATCGACTACGGCTACCGCCTGGTCATCGTTATCGGCGGTCACACCAACGATCTTCGCGCCCAGACGCAGAAGCGAATCGACTCGGATCTCACAGGCATCGACTCCGACTATCTCGACGACAACATCCGATCGGCCGCCGTTCAGCAACTGGGGATCGCGCGCTTCGACCCCGACTTCCAGCCGAACGTGCTCACCACAGTCAGGAGTGACTTCAGCGCGAGCGCGAAGCGGTCGGGAATCGTCTGGGTCGCGTCAGGGAACCCAACGGTGTTCGTCATAAAGAAGAACGCGGGCCTCATCCGCAACGTCGCGGACTACATTCGCCGGCAGGCGCAGGGCGGGCGGCTGGACACGCCTCTCGTCGTGATCGATGACGAAGCCGACTGGGGCACCCCGAACACGAAGACTGATACCGACCCGGCCGCCGTCAACAAGCAGATCCGTCGCCTGTTGGACAGCTCCCGACGCAGCTCCTACCTCGGAATAACAGCCACGCCGTTCGCGAACATCTTCATCGATCACGAGGCCACCCAGGAGAGCCTCGGGAACGACCTGTTTCCTGCGGACTACATCCGTGTCATGAGCACCCCCTCGAACTACCACGGCATCGGCGGATACTTCTCCGAGGAGCATCCCGCGATTCAACTGGACGTGGACGACTGCGTCGAAGCGATTCCGATCAATCACAAGAGCGACCACGTTGTGGACGACCTACCGGACAGCTTGAAGGACGCTATTGTCGCCTTCTATCTCGGCACTGCGATCCGACTTGTTCGCAACCAGGTCAATGCCTCAGAGGCATCCATGCTCATCAACGTGTCGCGTTTCAACGATGTCCAGAGACAGGTCTTCGACCTGGTGGAGCCCTTCTGTCTCGCGCTTAGCGGCGCGATCCGTGGCGAGCTGGGGCGGTCGGACTCCACGCGCAACAGCGGATTGCGGCGGCGCATCGAGCGCGTCTGGAGCGAGCAGTTCGCCAGCGTTGACGTGGAATGGGAAGATGTGCGAGGCGCGTTGCTCGACATGTCGCAGGAGGTGCTGGTCCAGCTCGTCAACAGCAAAACCGCCGCCGCCCGGTCGAAGGCTCGGCGGCTCATGACGCGTGAGCAAAGGCGGGAGGAGGACCTCCGCCCGACGATCTTCATTGGCGGCGATGTTCTTTCCCGCGGGCTCACCCTCGATGGACTGCAGGTCAGTTACTTCGTCCGGGAGCCTCGGTCGATGGACACGCTCATGCAGATGGGCAGATGGTTCGGCTATCGCCCTGGTTACTCGGACCTGGTACGGGTGTGGATGCCGGAACCCACACGTGACGATTTCCAGTGGTCGTCAGACGTCACGGGCGAGCTCCGCGAGCTGTTGCTCGAGATGCGCGCGAAAGAACTTACACCGCGCGACTTCGGTCTGCGGGTCCGGGCCCACCCAGAGGGCTTTCAGGTCGTCGCAGCGAACAAGCGAAAAGCGGCCGAGCTCGTCACGGGCACCGTCCTCATCCACGGGCAGAAATTCGAGTCGCACTTCCTGTCCGAGTCGACGGCTGACCGAGACCGCAACAGGCGAGCTCTCCAGGCGCTCTTCGACGGTCTTAAGCGCGGAGTCGATGAAGGGCGCATCGCCCGATCCCAATCCAATCTGGACTACCCGACCTGGTCGCACGTGGCACCCGAGATGATCTCGGATTTCTTCACCGACTTCAAGGGATTCAAGAGCGACCCCTGGTTCGGCGGGGCGGGTACCGCAGTCGCACCGCAGATCGCCGCTCACCTCGGCGAGGCGCGGGGCTCCGACGAGTGGCGAGTTGTGCTCGTCGCAGGAACGGGCGAACCCGTCGAGTTCGGGAACGGACTCACCGTGCGAAGTAGCGTCCGCAACGCCATCAAGCGAACGGCTGGCGGTGCTCTGGCGCTGGGGAATCGACGCGTGGCGACGGCGACCAATCTCGCGGGAGCGCTCACCCACGCCGAGCGTGCTGCGCTGAACGGTGCGGCCAGCGAAGCCGCTGTGATCGCGAGCATTCAGCACCCGATGCTGCTCGTCTTCGCTATCACGACGAAGGGCGACGAGCAGGCCAAGACGCCCGAAGTCGCCATCTCCGCTCTGGATCCGCTAGTCGGGGTTGTTCTCGTCTTCCCCGACATTCCTGAAGACGAGAAGGCTGACATTCTAAGACGGGGAGGCGGCCAGCAGTTCTGGGTCAACTCCGTCGAGCAACGAAGCCTTTACGGATACCTCGACGATGGAGACGACATCGAAACGGGCGACGAATAA